The following coding sequences are from one Streptomyces sp. NBC_01294 window:
- a CDS encoding MFS transporter, with protein MLMTILDGSIVTVAMPAIQSDLGFTPVGLSWVVNAYLIAFGSLLLLAGRLGDLIGRKRMFLAGTGVFTAASLLAGVATSPGVLIAARFLQGVGSAMASAVSLGILVTLFTQPRERTKAIAVFSFTGAAGASIGQVLGGVLTDALTWNWIFFINLPIGLATLLAALRALPADRGLGLKAGADILGALLVTSGLMLGIYAVVKIEEYGAASLHTLGSGALALALLAGFLVRQATAANPLMPLRILRSRSVSGANLVQMLMVAALFSFQILVALYLQNVLGYSASGTGLAMLPAAVVIGVVSLTVSARLIARFGERKVLLTGLVLLVGVLGLLTRVPGRAEQAHYVTDLLPVMLLAAGFGLALPALTSLGMSGAKEEDAGLASGLFNTTQQIGMALGIAVLSTLAASRTESLTAAGRPVSEALTGGYHLAFAVGAGLLLAALAVAFTVLRRPQDAPVATAATAGREPRPAVL; from the coding sequence ATGCTGATGACGATCCTCGACGGCAGCATCGTGACCGTCGCCATGCCGGCCATCCAGAGCGACCTGGGCTTCACCCCGGTCGGGCTGAGCTGGGTCGTCAACGCCTACCTCATCGCCTTCGGCTCGCTCCTCCTCCTCGCCGGCCGCCTCGGCGACCTCATCGGCCGCAAGCGGATGTTCCTCGCCGGCACGGGAGTGTTCACCGCCGCCTCGCTCCTGGCCGGCGTCGCCACCTCCCCCGGCGTGCTGATCGCCGCCCGCTTCCTGCAGGGCGTCGGCAGCGCGATGGCCTCCGCCGTCAGCCTCGGCATCCTCGTCACGCTCTTCACGCAGCCGCGCGAACGGACCAAGGCCATCGCCGTGTTCAGCTTCACCGGCGCGGCCGGCGCCTCGATCGGGCAGGTCCTCGGCGGTGTGCTCACCGACGCCCTCACCTGGAACTGGATCTTCTTCATCAACCTGCCCATCGGCCTCGCGACCCTCCTCGCCGCACTCCGCGCCCTGCCCGCCGACCGCGGCCTCGGCCTGAAGGCCGGTGCGGACATCCTCGGCGCGCTGCTCGTCACCTCCGGCCTGATGCTCGGCATCTACGCGGTCGTCAAGATCGAGGAGTACGGGGCGGCCTCGCTCCACACGCTCGGCTCCGGCGCGCTCGCGCTCGCCCTGCTCGCCGGCTTCCTCGTCCGCCAGGCCACGGCGGCGAACCCGCTCATGCCCCTGCGGATCCTCCGCTCGCGCAGCGTCTCCGGCGCGAACCTGGTCCAGATGCTGATGGTCGCCGCCCTCTTCTCCTTCCAGATCCTCGTCGCGCTCTACCTGCAGAACGTGCTCGGCTACAGCGCCTCCGGGACCGGCCTCGCGATGCTGCCGGCCGCGGTCGTCATCGGGGTGGTGTCCCTGACCGTCTCCGCCCGGCTCATCGCCCGCTTCGGCGAGCGCAAGGTCCTCCTGACCGGCCTCGTGCTCCTGGTCGGCGTACTCGGTCTGCTGACCCGCGTGCCCGGCCGGGCCGAGCAGGCGCACTACGTCACCGACCTGCTCCCCGTGATGCTCCTCGCCGCCGGATTCGGCCTCGCCCTGCCCGCCCTGACCTCGCTGGGCATGTCCGGCGCGAAGGAGGAGGACGCGGGCCTCGCCTCCGGCCTCTTCAACACGACCCAGCAGATCGGCATGGCCCTCGGCATCGCGGTCCTCTCGACCCTCGCCGCCTCCCGCACCGAGTCCCTCACCGCGGCCGGCCGCCCCGTCTCCGAAGCCCTGACCGGCGGATACCACCTGGCCTTCGCGGTCGGCGCCGGCCTCCTCCTCGCCGCCCTGGCCGTCGCCTTCACGGTCCTGCGGCGCCCGCAGGACGCCCCCGTCGCGACCGCCGCGACCGCCGGACGGGAGCCCCGGCCGGCCGTCCTGTGA
- a CDS encoding lipase family protein produces the protein MAALAVSAAPATTPTAIASTAPTAAPAPAYAGAPGDVVASAPSAFHPLPGQPTGTKAWKIHYRSTTADGAPTVVSGTVVVPQDGRTGPRPLITYAVGTVGMGDSCAPSANLPHGTAMEANLIQQLTLRGWAVVVTDYEGLGTPGVHTYTVGPSAGHAVLDAARAATRLPEAGLPADTPIGIMGYSQGGQASSWAAELQGSYAPELQVKGTATGGVPGDLREVADFNNGSFGSGLIFMAAAGQDAAFPELKLDSYLNPAGKVLVAGMKENCVAINSIAGSFKRISDLTTRNPLDQPDWRARLNQSRLGAAAPAAPVYQYHALGDELIPYGVGRRLRSDWCARGANVEFDTIWIGEHVSGVITQSLQAGNWLADRFAGRPTHPNC, from the coding sequence ATGGCCGCCCTGGCCGTCTCGGCCGCTCCGGCCACGACCCCCACGGCCATCGCCTCGACCGCCCCGACCGCCGCCCCCGCCCCGGCCTACGCCGGCGCCCCGGGCGATGTCGTCGCCAGCGCCCCGTCCGCCTTCCACCCGCTGCCCGGCCAGCCCACCGGCACCAAGGCCTGGAAGATCCACTACCGCTCCACCACCGCCGACGGCGCCCCCACCGTCGTCTCCGGCACCGTCGTCGTCCCGCAGGACGGCCGCACCGGCCCGCGCCCGCTGATCACGTACGCCGTCGGCACGGTCGGCATGGGCGACTCCTGCGCGCCGAGCGCCAACCTCCCGCACGGCACCGCCATGGAGGCCAACCTCATCCAGCAGCTCACCCTGCGCGGCTGGGCCGTGGTGGTCACCGACTACGAGGGCCTCGGCACCCCGGGCGTCCACACCTACACCGTGGGCCCCTCCGCCGGGCACGCCGTCCTGGACGCGGCGCGCGCCGCCACCCGGCTCCCGGAAGCCGGCCTCCCGGCCGACACCCCGATCGGCATCATGGGCTACTCGCAGGGCGGCCAGGCGAGCAGCTGGGCCGCCGAGCTGCAGGGCTCGTACGCCCCGGAGCTCCAGGTGAAGGGCACGGCGACCGGCGGCGTCCCCGGCGACCTGCGAGAGGTGGCCGACTTCAACAACGGCTCCTTCGGCTCCGGGCTGATCTTCATGGCGGCGGCCGGCCAGGACGCGGCCTTCCCCGAGCTGAAGCTGGACTCCTACCTCAACCCGGCCGGGAAAGTGCTGGTCGCAGGCATGAAGGAGAACTGCGTGGCGATCAACTCGATCGCCGGCTCCTTCAAGCGGATCTCCGACCTGACCACGCGCAACCCGCTCGACCAGCCCGACTGGCGGGCCAGGCTGAACCAGAGCCGGCTCGGCGCCGCCGCCCCGGCCGCGCCCGTGTACCAGTACCACGCGCTCGGCGACGAGCTGATCCCGTACGGGGTGGGCCGCCGGCTGCGCTCCGACTGGTGCGCGCGGGGCGCGAACGTCGAGTTCGACACCATCTGGATCGGTGAGCACGTCAGCGGCGTGATCACACAGTCCTTGCAAGCAGGAAACTGGCTGGCGGACCGCTTCGCGGGCCGCCCCACGCACCCCAACTGCTGA
- a CDS encoding MarR family winged helix-turn-helix transcriptional regulator has product MTAMAPTRTEPDLSFLLDHTSHVLRTRMSARLGEIGLTPRMHCVLVHAVGEERTQAQLAEIGDMDKTTMVVTVDALERAGLAERRPSSTDRRARIIAVTDEGAEVAKESQKIVDRVHQDALGALPDGEREVLLRALNRLVTGHLETPVEGSRPARRARQKG; this is encoded by the coding sequence ATGACTGCCATGGCACCCACCCGCACCGAACCGGACCTGTCCTTCCTCCTGGACCACACCAGTCACGTCCTGCGGACCCGGATGAGCGCGCGGCTCGGCGAGATCGGGCTCACCCCGCGCATGCACTGCGTGCTCGTCCACGCCGTCGGGGAGGAGCGCACCCAGGCGCAGCTCGCCGAGATCGGCGACATGGACAAGACCACGATGGTGGTGACCGTCGACGCGCTGGAGAGGGCCGGCCTGGCCGAGCGCAGGCCGTCCAGCACCGACCGGCGGGCGCGGATCATCGCGGTCACCGATGAGGGGGCGGAGGTCGCGAAGGAGAGCCAGAAGATCGTCGATCGCGTCCATCAGGACGCCCTCGGGGCCCTGCCCGACGGTGAGCGCGAAGTGCTGCTCCGTGCGCTGAACCGCCTGGTCACGGGACATCTGGAGACGCCCGTGGAGGGCTCGCGGCCGGCCCGGCGGGCGCGCCAGAAGGGATAG